AGGCGGACGCCGCCGACACCCTCACCGACGCCGCCCTCACGCTGGTGCAGCCGCTGCGCACCCGGGTCGCCGAGCTGGAGGAGGCCGCGCTGCTCGCCCGGGCGCAGCTCGACTCGGCCCGCGAGCAGGAACGGCAGCTGCGGGCCACGGTCTGGGACCTGCGCCGGACGCTGGAGCGGTGGCGGGAGGCCATCCTCGCCCCGGACGCCACGCTGCGCCGCATCCGCGCCCTGGTGCGGGACGGCGAGAACCGCGGGCCGCGGTGACCTGCGGGTCCCGCGCGGCGTGATCCCCCCTGCCGGTGCGCGACGGGCGACACGCCGGGGCCGCGTTTCTCCCCCTCCGCACGGTGGGTAACCACTGACCGACCCGGCGCGGACGGACCGCTACCGGGCGTGAACGGACGGTGGTGGCGATGACCGGCCAGGTGGCGGAGGCTCCGAGCGGGTCGGCCGAGGGGACCGACCTGCTCACGGTGGGTGTCGAGGAGGAGTTCCTGCTCGTCGACCCGCACACGGGGGCCGCGGTGCCCGCTGTCGACCTCGTCATGGAGCAGGTGCCGCCCGAGCTGCGCGGTCAGGTGGAGCGGGAGTTCCAGACCAGCCAGATCGAGATCGGCAGCCCGCCCGGCCTGGAACTCTCCTCGATCCGGCACTCCCTCGGCGTGCTGCGGGCCGCGCTCGCCGACGCGGCCGAGCGGGCCGGCGTACGGCTGCTCGCCATCGGCACCGGGCCGGTCGACGGTCCGGTGCCCCCGGTGGTCGACAAGCCCCGCTTCGACCGGATGATCGAACGGTTCCGCCTGCTGGTCCCCGGCCCCGGCAACAACGGCATGCACGTGCACGTCGGGGTGCCCGACCCGGAGACCGGCGTGCAGGTGCTCAACCACGTCCGGCCCTGGCTGCCGGTGCTGCAAGCGGTCACCACCAACTCCCCCTTCGCCAGGGGCGAGGACACCGGGTACGCGAGCTGGCGGTCGGTGGAGTGGGAGCGCTGGCCGTCGGTGGCGCCCACCCCGTACCTGGAGTCGCACGAGCACTACGAGCGGCTGATCCGGCAGCTGATCGCCAGCGGCGTGATGCTCGACGAGGGGATGCTCTACTGGTACGCCCGCCTGTCGGCCAAGTACCCGACGGTGGAGATCCGCATCGGCGACGTCTGCCCGTCGGTGGACGACGCGGTGCTCGTCGCCGCGCTGGTCCGGGCCATGGTGGCGACCGCGATGGACGACATGGCGGCCGGTCGGCCCGCCCTGCGCACCGATCACCACCTGCTGGTCGCCGCGCACTGGCGGGCGGCCCACGACGGGTTGGAGGGCGACGGCGTCGACCTGACCGACGGCGAACTGCGGCCGGTTTGGGAGCTGTTCGACCAGCTGATCGAGCGGCTGCGCCCGGCGCTGGAACGGCACGGCGACCTCGACGAGGTGACCGACCTCGTCGCCGGGCTGCGCCGGCACGGCAGCGGGGCGGCCCGGCAGCGCGCCGTCTTCGCGCGTACCGGCAAGCTCGTGGACGTGGTGGAGGACGTCGCGCGGCAGACCCGTGGCGCGAGCCGGTCGTGACAGGATGGTGACCGTGGCGCAACGGCTGATCGTCATCGGTGGGGACGCCGCGGGGATGGCGGCGGCGTCCCAGGCTCGACGCCGGCGGGACCGCGGCGACCTGGAGATCGTCGCCTTCGAGCGGGGGCACTTCACGTCGTACTCGGCGTGCGGCATCCCGTACTGGATCAGCGGGCTGGTGCCCGAGCGGGACCAGTTGATCGCCCGCGACCCGGAGACGTTCCGGGAGAAGTTCGACATCGACGTCCGGCTCCGGCACGAGGTGACCGCCATCGACCTCGACCGGCGCGAGGTCACCGCGCGGGACCTCGACGGCGGCGGCGAGGTCCGGGAGCGCTTCGACACCCTGATGTACGCCACCGGGGCGGTGCCCAAGAAGCCCGGCTGGGCGGACACCGCCGCCGGCGGGGTCTTCGGGATGCAGACCCTCGACGACGGCGCCGCGCTGCGCGACTGGCTGGACGCCGAGCCCCGGCCGCGCCGGGCGGTGGTGATCGGCGGCGGTTACATCGGCGTGGAGATGGCCGAGGCGCTGATCCAGCGCGGGCTCGCCGTCACCCTGGTCGAGCAGGCCGAGCAGCCGATGGCCACCGTGGACCCGGACATGGCCGAGCTGGTCACGGACGCGATGCGGGGCATCGGCGTCACCATCCGCACCGGCCTCGGGGTGACCGGGCTGGAGGAGACCGATGGCCGGGTGTCCGCGGTGGTCACCGCCGAGGGGCCCATCCCCGCCGACGTGGTCGTCCTCGGCCTTGGCGTACGCCCCAACACCGCGCTCGCGGAGGCCGCCGGCCTGCCGCTGGGCACCACCGGCGGGATCCGGGTGGACCGCCGGATGCGGGTGCAGGGGGTGCCGGACGTCTGGGCCGCCGGCGACTGCGTGGAGACGGTGCACCGGGTCACCGGGCTGCCGGTGCACGTGCCGCTGGGCACCCACGCCAACAAGCAGGGCCGGGTCGCCGGCATCAACATCGGCGGCGGGTACGCGACATTCGCCGGGGTGATCGGCACGGCCGTCACCAAGGTCTGCGAGCTGGAGGTCGGGCGCACCGGGCTGCGCGAGAAGGACGCCGCGGCGGCGGGGTTCGAGTTCGTCTCGGTGATCGCCGAGTCGACCAACCGCGCCGGCTACTACCCGGGCGCCCGGCAGATGACGGTGAAGCTGATCGCGGAGAAGCCCAGCGGGCGGCTGCTCGGTGCGCAGATCGTGGGCTGGTCCGAGGCGGCCAAGCGGATCGACACCCTCGCGGTGGCCCTGTGGAACGGCATGACGGTGGACGACATGACCGCGCTCGACCTGGGCTACGCCCCGCCGTACGCCCCGGTCTGGGACCCGGTGCTGATCGCCGCCCGCAAGGCCGTCGACGCCCTGGCCGCCGTCGGCCGGTAGCCCTTACCGCGGCGCCGACCTGGTCGGGTGACGGCCGCACACCTCCGGTGGGCTTTGTCGGGGGCGGGGGTTAGCGTGTGCCCGCTGCCGCCGCGCCGGCCACGTCAGGCCGGTCGCTGACCCCCTCGGAGGGCCCCCATGTCGCAGGAGACGACCTACCTCGAACTGTCCGAAGCGGACGGTGCGCACAAGTTCTACGAGGTCGTCGTCGACGACTCCGCGCTGACCGTCCGCTACGGCCGGATCGGCGACCAGGGCCAGGTCAAGACCACGGCCTTCGCCGACAACGCCAAGGCCCGCGCGGCGGCGGCGAAGAAGATCGGCGAGAAGGTCCGCAAGGGGTACGCCCCGGCGGTGCGCGGCGTGCGGCAGAAGCGCGCCGTCTCCCGGCGGCAGATCGTCAGCACCCGCTCCACCGCCCGCACCGCCCCGGTGCTCTGGCGCTACGACTCGGGCGCCCCGGCCTTCGGCATCTTCGTCGACGGGCAGAGCTGCATGGTCGGCAACGAGCACGGGGTCATCACCACGCTCGGCCACGACGCCCGGGTGCTCAACCAGGTCCGCCTCCCCGAGGGGGTGAAGTGCATCGTCGCCGACGACGCCTGGATCTACGCGGGCTGCGACGACGGCAACGTCTACGACCTGTCCGGCAAGGTGCCCCGGGTGGCCTACGAGATCGCGCCGGAGATCGACATCTACTGGCTGGACATCCACGACGGGGTGCTGGGCGTCTCCGACGCCGGTGGCGGCATCGTCGCCGTCGACCACGAGGACGAGTTCCTCTGGCGCCGGCAGGGCCGCGGCCGGTCGGCGTGGATGGTGCGCTGCGACGCCGACGCGCTCTACCACGGCCACTCGCAGGGCGTGACCGGCTACGACTGGCGGACCGGCCAGGAGCTGTGGCACACCCGTACCGGCTCGGTGCTCTTCGGCTGGCAGGAGCCCGGCGCGGTGTTCGCGGGCACCGCCACCCGGGAGGTGGTGCGCCTGGCGAAGGACGGCCGCGCCGAGCGCACCTACCGCTGCGACGCCCCGGTCTTCTCCTGCGCCACGGCCGAGGGCGGCCGGTACGTCTTCGCCGGGGACAGCCAGTCCTCGATCTACTGCTTCGACGCGGCCGGCAACCGGCTGTGGAAGCTCGGCACCGGCTGCGGCTCGGCCTACTCGATGCAGTACCACGAGGATCGGCTCTACGTGGTCACCACCGGTGGCCACCTGGCCTGCATCGACGCCAGCGAGCCGGCGATCCGGGCGGCGGAGGCCGGCGACGTGCCGGAGGTGGTCGACGTCAAGGCTCCGCCCCGGATGCCGGAGCCGGCGGCCTGGACGACGGTCGAGGTGACCAGCGACGTCGACGGCGGCGTGGTCGTGCAGTGCGTCGAGGACCGGGGCCGGCTGCGGGTGCACGTGGTCTCCCCCGGCTACCACCGGGACTGGTCCGTGCAGTTCCCCAAGGGCATCCGCGAGCCGGGCGCGCGCTACCTGGTCACCCAGGTCCGCGAGTCCGGCCGGGGCGGCTTCTACCGCGCCCACGGCGACATCCGCCGCCTTCGCTGACCGCGCTCCCCACCCCCACCCCCACCTCCCTCCCCCGTCCCCGGGCGCGGTGATCAAGAGGTTTGCGTCCGGTTCGATCTCCGTGGTGGACTCGAACCTCTTGATCACCGCCACCGGCGGGGGCGGGGGAATCGATGGTGCGGGGTGGGCGGGCGCTGGTCCAGGATGGCCGGATGGATTCCGGACTGCTGATCCCCGAAGGGCTGGGCTGGGTGCGGGACGTGCCGGCCGGGCGGGAGTGGCTGGCCGCCCTGCCGGAGCGCCTGGCCGCCTGCACCGCGCGCTGGTCGCTGCGGCTCGGGCCGCCCTTCCCGTACGCCTTCGCGTCGCTGGCCCTGCCGGCGGAACTGCCCGACGGCACCCCGGCGGTGCTCAAGCTCCAGTACCCGGACCCCGACAGCG
The sequence above is drawn from the Micromonospora sp. M71_S20 genome and encodes:
- a CDS encoding glutamate--cysteine ligase, which encodes MTGQVAEAPSGSAEGTDLLTVGVEEEFLLVDPHTGAAVPAVDLVMEQVPPELRGQVEREFQTSQIEIGSPPGLELSSIRHSLGVLRAALADAAERAGVRLLAIGTGPVDGPVPPVVDKPRFDRMIERFRLLVPGPGNNGMHVHVGVPDPETGVQVLNHVRPWLPVLQAVTTNSPFARGEDTGYASWRSVEWERWPSVAPTPYLESHEHYERLIRQLIASGVMLDEGMLYWYARLSAKYPTVEIRIGDVCPSVDDAVLVAALVRAMVATAMDDMAAGRPALRTDHHLLVAAHWRAAHDGLEGDGVDLTDGELRPVWELFDQLIERLRPALERHGDLDEVTDLVAGLRRHGSGAARQRAVFARTGKLVDVVEDVARQTRGASRS
- a CDS encoding FAD-dependent oxidoreductase; this translates as MAQRLIVIGGDAAGMAAASQARRRRDRGDLEIVAFERGHFTSYSACGIPYWISGLVPERDQLIARDPETFREKFDIDVRLRHEVTAIDLDRREVTARDLDGGGEVRERFDTLMYATGAVPKKPGWADTAAGGVFGMQTLDDGAALRDWLDAEPRPRRAVVIGGGYIGVEMAEALIQRGLAVTLVEQAEQPMATVDPDMAELVTDAMRGIGVTIRTGLGVTGLEETDGRVSAVVTAEGPIPADVVVLGLGVRPNTALAEAAGLPLGTTGGIRVDRRMRVQGVPDVWAAGDCVETVHRVTGLPVHVPLGTHANKQGRVAGINIGGGYATFAGVIGTAVTKVCELEVGRTGLREKDAAAAGFEFVSVIAESTNRAGYYPGARQMTVKLIAEKPSGRLLGAQIVGWSEAAKRIDTLAVALWNGMTVDDMTALDLGYAPPYAPVWDPVLIAARKAVDALAAVGR
- a CDS encoding WGR domain-containing protein, with protein sequence MSQETTYLELSEADGAHKFYEVVVDDSALTVRYGRIGDQGQVKTTAFADNAKARAAAAKKIGEKVRKGYAPAVRGVRQKRAVSRRQIVSTRSTARTAPVLWRYDSGAPAFGIFVDGQSCMVGNEHGVITTLGHDARVLNQVRLPEGVKCIVADDAWIYAGCDDGNVYDLSGKVPRVAYEIAPEIDIYWLDIHDGVLGVSDAGGGIVAVDHEDEFLWRRQGRGRSAWMVRCDADALYHGHSQGVTGYDWRTGQELWHTRTGSVLFGWQEPGAVFAGTATREVVRLAKDGRAERTYRCDAPVFSCATAEGGRYVFAGDSQSSIYCFDAAGNRLWKLGTGCGSAYSMQYHEDRLYVVTTGGHLACIDASEPAIRAAEAGDVPEVVDVKAPPRMPEPAAWTTVEVTSDVDGGVVVQCVEDRGRLRVHVVSPGYHRDWSVQFPKGIREPGARYLVTQVRESGRGGFYRAHGDIRRLR